TTACAGGAGTTTGGGAATGTTTGGACTCATTTGGATTTTGAGCCGACAAATCCATCGCTGAAAGCATCGCTACTATCAGGACAGAAAGAATCAAATTCAACTTCATTTGTATCTGTTTAAGTTAGCAATCACCGCTTGTCAAGAAAAGGCGGGTGGTTAGTTTCCTGATGATTCAGTTCTTTAAAAATAGTTTTTTTGCCGAAGAGTATGGCATTCTGTTTCAGCGAAAGCTAATTGAGCAGCTTATTCACACGAAAAAAGAGGACACTAAAAGCATCCTCTTTCGCTATATAGTCAACAAATATTGTTCAAATCAAACGTCGATGCCGAACATGATCCGGACGAGATACCCCAGTCCAAACGATATCAATCCGACCACCGTACTCAGGATAACCATTTCCCAGAAACGTTTCCGGAAAGGTTGATCGTTAGCGACCGATATATAATAACTATAAAGGAATACGACCAGCACCGAATCGATAACAGCCACAATCAGCGCGACAAACGGTGAAGTAAAGAGCAGGTAGGGCACTACAAGGAAAACAACAGCAAAAACATAGGCGATACCGGTAAAGATGGCTGATTTGACAGCTCCTTCATGGTTACCTTCCGACTTATTAGACAGATATTCCGACGAAGACATCGACAGAGCACCAGCCAGTCCGGTGATGATGCCGGCCAACGCTACCAAACGGGTATTCTGAAGTGCAAAAGTCAAACCGGCCAGCGTTCCCAGAATTTCCACCAAAGCATCGTTCAATCCCAGCACGATGGAACCGATGTATTTTAACTTGTCCTCTTCGAGCAGGGCAATTAGCTGGTCCTCATGGTCATTCTCTTCCTTGGCGATGATCTTGGCCTCCGGGATTTCATCTGCTATCTCGTTGTAGTTGACCTGGGCACTCTCCTCCCCTTTCTCCATCAGCTTAATGCCGAATGTGATACCGAAAATCCGGGCTATCCAGTAAAATTTCCAAATCTTCCATTTACTCGGAGCGACTTCCGTTTCCGTGTACTCCTTCCAGATATCATAATGCTTGTGCTCATCGTCGGCAATGCGGCTCAACACCTCGGCATTATGCGGGTCACGCTGTTTGGCAGCCAGCTGCTTGTAAATATGATATTCGGTGATTTCGTTTCCCTGGGCGACCAGCAATTGACTTCTGGTTTCGGGGGACAATGGTTTACGTTTCATCGATGTTTTTGGTTCTTTTGATTTGAGGCAAAACTACATAATGTTTGGAAAACCAACTTCCTTTTCCCACTCCGTTTCGCTAAAAATCTCATTAAAAAACTCTTCTGTTTTACGGATGTCATCCCTTCGAGGGATGACATCCTTTTTCACTGTTGGAGCTTTGTCAAATTCGGGTTCAGTTGAACCCTTTCAGGGTTCTGGTTTGGTCCTGTCGTATTTTCCATGCATTCCATACATGGTTATTAAGTTTCGATCCCTCCGGGATCAATTATTCGGAGCGGGCATCTACTTGCCCGACACTAGGGACCTTATGTCATGAGCCATGCAATTTACACATGACTATTCAGCTTGGATTCCTCCGAGATTTCGCGTTTTAACGCTTCGCCTTCAATAGTCGCATAGCCACGGAGTGGTTATCCATCAACTAAGACACTGAAGGTCCGCAGAAGATGAGCAATCCCGACAGGGATTGAAGCTTAGTAACCACAGGTGCAACCTGTGGTTAAAAGGGTGGCTCACACCCTTAGACCGAACCCTGAAAGGGTTCAACTCTCAGCAAACACGTAGCGCTCGTCGTAGTCAATTCCGTGCTCTTTTAACAACCGGATGTACTCCTCCTGAAAACTGATCGCCCTATGATGCTCTTTCTGATTTTTCACATAAGCCACCAATCGCTCTTTCGCAGAGATAGAATAAGAAAAAGCGCCATACCCACTTTGCCAGCCATGAAACGATGGGAATATCTTTGTCTCTTTCAAAAACGCAGCGGTTGCCAACTTGATATCTTTTACCAGTTGGGCGGGCGCAATAGCTGGGTGAATATGCGTTACTATGTGCAGATGATTCTCCGTACCGTTTATCTGGTACAGATGGCATTTTTTATTCTGTAGTATACCTGCTATAAACTGATACAGCCTCCTCTGACCATCCAACTCCATTGTAGGCTCGCGAAACTTGGTAGATAAAACGATCTGGTAAAGGATTTGAGTGTAAGTACTCATGGTTTATTTAGTTTGGTTGAACCCTTTTCAGGGTTCTGTTTTTTAGTCTGGTTTCAACCCCATGCATTGCATACATGGTTATTCAACTTCAATCCCTGCCGGGATTGCTTAATAGATCCGGTGCATATACTCATCTGTGCCTCATTCAGCTTTTTTCCATGCATTGCATACATAGTTGTTGAGCTTTAACCCCTACCGGAATTACCCGTTTTTACTTCTTTACATATCAATAGTCCCATAACCACGAAGTGGTTAAAGTTCAGTAACCGCAGGTACAACCTGTGGATAAAGAGCTGCTACTGCCCTTAGCCCGAACCCTGAAAGGGTTCAACGACAAAAAGTGACTAGATTCGCTATCTTTTTTAAATTCCAAACCAATTTAATCAATTTATGAGTCTATCGAAATAGATTAATCTAAAGCAAGCGTGTTTCTCCCCTCCTCTAAATAGATTGCCATCCAGGAAAAATTGCTACGCCCGGATTTAAAATAAAGGGCTTTCGAGCAAATCCGCTTGCTTCTTCTTCTAAATAGAATATTGCTGAGCAAATATGTTTCACACTTTTCCTAAATAGAATATTGCTGAGCAAATGTGTTTCGCACTTATTCTAAATAGAATATCGCTGAGCAAATATGTTTCACGCTTATCCCAAATAGAATATCG
This Prolixibacter sp. NT017 DNA region includes the following protein-coding sequences:
- a CDS encoding VIT1/CCC1 transporter family protein, with translation MKRKPLSPETRSQLLVAQGNEITEYHIYKQLAAKQRDPHNAEVLSRIADDEHKHYDIWKEYTETEVAPSKWKIWKFYWIARIFGITFGIKLMEKGEESAQVNYNEIADEIPEAKIIAKEENDHEDQLIALLEEDKLKYIGSIVLGLNDALVEILGTLAGLTFALQNTRLVALAGIITGLAGALSMSSSEYLSNKSEGNHEGAVKSAIFTGIAYVFAVVFLVVPYLLFTSPFVALIVAVIDSVLVVFLYSYYISVANDQPFRKRFWEMVILSTVVGLISFGLGYLVRIMFGIDV
- the tnpA gene encoding IS200/IS605 family transposase; this encodes MSTYTQILYQIVLSTKFREPTMELDGQRRLYQFIAGILQNKKCHLYQINGTENHLHIVTHIHPAIAPAQLVKDIKLATAAFLKETKIFPSFHGWQSGYGAFSYSISAKERLVAYVKNQKEHHRAISFQEEYIRLLKEHGIDYDERYVFAES